From the genome of Bordetella sp. H567, one region includes:
- a CDS encoding SDR family oxidoreductase — protein MKIVVIGGTGLIGSKTVAMLRQGGHEAIAASPKAGVNTVTGVGLKEALAGAQVVIDLSNAPSYDVNAVREFFETSGRNLLAAETAAGVQHHVVLSIVGVDRVPGQEYYRAKLAQEKRVQASGIPYTIIRSTQFLEFLGSIADASTDGSVVRLPPGLLQPIAADDVAAIVTEVALAHPRNGIVEIAGPERAPFKEIVARYLTSIGDPRTVERDPEARYFGGRLEEKSLVPWGEARLGRLDLEHWLRGLQNEI, from the coding sequence ATGAAAATCGTCGTGATCGGCGGCACCGGCTTGATAGGCTCGAAGACCGTGGCGATGCTGCGGCAGGGCGGTCACGAGGCAATCGCCGCGTCGCCCAAGGCCGGCGTCAACACCGTCACCGGCGTCGGGCTTAAAGAAGCGCTGGCCGGCGCGCAGGTGGTCATCGACCTTTCCAATGCGCCTTCATACGACGTGAATGCGGTGAGGGAATTCTTCGAGACCTCCGGCCGCAATCTGCTCGCGGCGGAGACCGCGGCCGGCGTCCAGCACCATGTCGTCTTGTCGATTGTCGGGGTTGACCGGGTCCCTGGCCAAGAGTATTACCGCGCCAAGCTTGCCCAGGAAAAGCGGGTCCAGGCTTCCGGTATTCCCTACACGATCATCCGCTCGACCCAGTTCCTGGAATTCCTGGGCAGCATCGCCGATGCGAGTACGGACGGAAGCGTCGTCAGGCTACCGCCGGGCTTGCTTCAGCCTATCGCGGCCGATGATGTCGCGGCCATCGTCACCGAAGTGGCGCTCGCCCATCCGCGAAATGGAATTGTCGAGATCGCCGGCCCGGAACGAGCGCCGTTCAAGGAAATCGTCGCTCGGTATTTGACGTCCATTGGCGACCCGAGGACCGTCGAGAGAGATCCCGAAGCACGCTATTTCGGCGGCCGGCTCGAGGAAAAATCGCTGGTGCCATGGGGCGAGGCGCGCCTTGGCCGCCTCGATCTGGAGCACTGGCTACGTGGTTTGCAGAACGAAATTTGA
- a CDS encoding pyridoxamine 5'-phosphate oxidase family protein — MMEITADMEAIIKQAILSFVATVNEDGTPSLSPKASLKVVNGVLYFADIASPRTIRNLKRNPAVEINVVDIFQRRGYRFTGRASILPPDDGEFLVFADWVRATNGPEYPVDHVVRIETTSISPLLSPAHVFAQPPRSQEEIRNTYYQKYGVKPVGESPEVLCAKSTG, encoded by the coding sequence ATGATGGAAATCACTGCCGATATGGAGGCAATCATCAAGCAGGCAATACTGTCGTTCGTCGCGACAGTAAACGAGGATGGAACGCCCAGTCTCTCTCCCAAGGCGTCGTTGAAGGTCGTGAACGGCGTGCTGTATTTCGCCGATATCGCCTCGCCTCGGACGATACGCAACCTGAAGCGCAATCCCGCTGTCGAAATCAACGTGGTCGATATCTTCCAGCGGCGCGGTTATCGCTTCACGGGTCGTGCATCGATACTGCCTCCGGACGATGGCGAGTTTCTGGTGTTCGCCGACTGGGTCAGGGCCACGAATGGCCCGGAGTATCCCGTCGATCATGTCGTCAGAATCGAAACGACTTCGATCAGCCCGTTGCTGTCGCCCGCCCATGTCTTTGCCCAGCCGCCTCGGAGCCAGGAGGAAATCAGGAACACCTACTATCAAAAATACGGTGTGAAACCCGTCGGGGAATCGCCCGAGGTCCTATGTGCCAAGTCGACTGGCTGA
- a CDS encoding AraC family transcriptional regulator — protein sequence MCQVDWLSHLLGIMNITGRLEVRCVYGAPWRVAWGRSAAHEIPYHVVLEGRAVLEDAETGTATELLRGDVVLLPRGAAHVLHDGSGRLPGCTCDHQGPAGWTLSRNDGEGEHLDLLCGRFFIGPPHDRLVRSLLPPNLVVRASDSQEEEGVVSASDPLTSVVGLMRTESSGDKPGGDAMVNALSVALFAVVLRAGSQSGQASVGLLALAGHPPLAPAMSAMFADPARSWRLHDLADLCGMSRDTFMRRFQDKLGRSALELLTDIRVSLAANKLRTPTMSTKTVARSVAYRSLAAFRRVFVERVGMTPGQWRRLSGEGQ from the coding sequence ATGTGCCAAGTCGACTGGCTGAGCCATCTACTGGGAATAATGAACATCACTGGCCGGCTGGAGGTGCGCTGCGTCTATGGTGCGCCATGGCGCGTGGCCTGGGGCCGGTCCGCGGCGCACGAGATTCCCTACCACGTCGTACTCGAGGGCCGGGCCGTTCTCGAGGATGCGGAGACGGGGACGGCCACGGAGCTCCTGCGAGGCGATGTCGTGCTGTTGCCGCGTGGTGCGGCGCACGTGCTGCACGATGGCAGCGGTCGACTGCCGGGTTGTACCTGCGATCACCAAGGTCCGGCAGGATGGACGCTCAGCAGGAATGATGGCGAAGGCGAACATCTCGACCTGCTGTGCGGTCGGTTTTTCATCGGGCCGCCTCATGATCGGCTGGTTCGCAGTCTTCTGCCCCCGAATCTCGTGGTGCGGGCCTCGGATAGCCAAGAGGAAGAGGGTGTAGTGTCCGCTTCCGATCCCCTGACGAGCGTTGTGGGGCTGATGCGCACCGAGTCCTCCGGCGACAAGCCGGGCGGAGACGCCATGGTGAACGCGCTCAGCGTGGCGCTGTTCGCCGTGGTGCTGCGCGCGGGGAGCCAATCCGGGCAGGCTTCCGTAGGCTTGTTGGCGCTTGCGGGCCATCCGCCCCTGGCCCCGGCCATGTCGGCCATGTTCGCCGATCCGGCGCGCTCCTGGAGACTGCATGATCTGGCCGATTTGTGCGGCATGTCGCGCGACACCTTCATGCGGCGCTTTCAGGACAAGCTCGGGCGCTCGGCCCTTGAACTTCTCACCGATATCCGCGTGAGCCTGGCCGCCAACAAGCTGAGGACGCCAACGATGAGCACGAAGACCGTGGCCAGGTCGGTAGCGTATCGGTCCTTGGCGGCATTCCGGCGTGTGTTTGTCGAGAGGGTGGGCATGACGCCAGGGCAGTGGCGCCGGCTCTCGGGTGAGGGCCAGTAA
- a CDS encoding AraC family transcriptional regulator, giving the protein MNKGAAGQHSDQPMARISSAQLDGLLSALSVDFVRLTECLVSPGWRLNLGGTSAPGIHYNLSGHGRMVLEGHPPIALAPHTLVITPPNQYFHVEVPSEDPERGVSNEVEGRWKAFPPGAIRRFVAGGEGPQLMLICGYFQASYGTAVNLFSTLTAPVVEQFDSAQQIDRTLMSVLQELIDQEVGTGAMTTTLLKVVLIALLRRSLTSSSLWVERFSLLGDVNIARAFAQMAAHPGAEHSVTALARTACMSRSSFMARFTEVVGLPPMTVLRGLRMRQAACMLITGELSVDQVARSVGYTSRSSFLKAFHDAYGVHPSDYRAQRHS; this is encoded by the coding sequence ATGAACAAGGGTGCGGCCGGCCAACATAGCGACCAGCCGATGGCGCGAATCTCCAGCGCTCAACTCGACGGACTGTTATCCGCACTGAGTGTGGACTTCGTGCGCCTGACCGAATGCCTGGTAAGTCCGGGTTGGCGCCTGAACCTGGGAGGCACGTCGGCACCGGGCATACATTACAACCTGTCCGGCCATGGCCGCATGGTCCTGGAGGGACATCCCCCCATCGCGCTTGCTCCGCACACGCTGGTCATTACGCCGCCAAACCAGTATTTCCATGTCGAGGTGCCTTCGGAAGATCCCGAACGCGGGGTGTCCAACGAAGTCGAGGGGCGTTGGAAGGCGTTCCCGCCTGGTGCGATTCGTCGCTTCGTCGCAGGCGGGGAAGGTCCGCAACTGATGTTGATCTGCGGCTACTTCCAGGCGTCCTATGGCACGGCCGTGAACCTTTTTTCGACGCTGACGGCTCCCGTCGTCGAACAGTTCGACAGCGCACAGCAGATTGACCGCACACTGATGTCGGTCCTGCAGGAGCTCATAGACCAGGAAGTCGGCACGGGGGCCATGACGACGACGCTGCTCAAGGTGGTCTTGATCGCATTGCTAAGGCGCTCATTGACTTCAAGCAGCCTATGGGTCGAGCGGTTTTCGCTATTGGGAGACGTCAATATCGCGCGAGCCTTCGCGCAGATGGCAGCGCATCCCGGCGCTGAACACTCTGTCACCGCCCTGGCCCGCACCGCTTGCATGAGCAGATCTTCGTTCATGGCCCGGTTCACGGAAGTGGTGGGCTTGCCGCCCATGACAGTTCTCCGTGGACTGCGCATGCGTCAAGCCGCTTGCATGCTGATCACCGGCGAACTATCGGTCGACCAGGTTGCCCGTTCGGTCGGATACACCAGCCGAAGCAGCTTCCTGAAGGCATTTCACGACGCTTACGGCGTCCATCCTTCCGATTACCGCGCTCAGCGCCACAGCTGA
- a CDS encoding YkgB family protein — protein MTTGANPLRLQIAEKGVGSFSALALLRWALVVIFLWFGGMKFTAYEANGIAPFIAHSPVMGWLNGMFGVQGTSYVIGVLELATAAALIIGAFQPIFSALGAAMSAATYLITLTFFFSTPGVAEATAGGFPAISAMPGQFLLKDLVLLAASLSLLFASVQASAVDVRKW, from the coding sequence ATGACCACTGGCGCAAATCCGCTTCGTCTGCAGATCGCTGAAAAAGGCGTTGGCTCTTTTTCTGCTCTGGCCCTGCTCAGATGGGCGCTGGTCGTTATCTTCCTGTGGTTCGGCGGGATGAAGTTCACCGCTTACGAAGCCAACGGCATCGCGCCGTTCATCGCCCATAGCCCGGTCATGGGCTGGTTGAACGGCATGTTCGGTGTACAGGGGACAAGCTACGTGATAGGCGTACTGGAGCTGGCAACCGCAGCGGCCCTGATTATTGGAGCCTTCCAGCCCATATTCTCTGCATTGGGAGCGGCGATGTCGGCCGCGACCTATCTGATCACGCTCACCTTTTTCTTCAGCACGCCCGGCGTGGCGGAAGCGACGGCGGGCGGCTTTCCGGCCATTTCCGCGATGCCCGGCCAATTCCTTCTGAAGGACCTTGTTTTGCTCGCAGCATCGCTTTCTCTTCTTTTTGCGTCGGTCCAGGCCTCCGCGGTCGACGTTCGGAAGTGGTGA
- a CDS encoding DUF481 domain-containing protein, with protein MSNQACAAAHRRIAFFLLFSGFTVFAARAEAGTVWMDNGDRITGTILSLDNGILLVNTPYGGDVRLEFKHVKTLQSDKDLVVRDKSVEHDYYAKLVRADTGKVVVDGVERSSDGESNVKTDVSLSSLDSMTAPKPLWGETAVKGKLDLSLNQKTASVNSQDYAADFALDARRGLWRNILTAGYHRSKDGDDIGADNYGGDYTLDRFITQKAFWQGRLRYKRDFVEDVSRQTAYGTGPGYQFWDDELGAFSLSGLVGRMDYGYRDGAQEGFYAGGLRWNYSRYLSGKQFQVYTMGEVYRALGAAGFGMNGEVGLRYRVNNTLSLYVKVARDQVSGTRESMTESTYGTGLGLSW; from the coding sequence ATGTCGAATCAAGCCTGCGCCGCCGCGCATCGCCGCATCGCCTTTTTCCTCTTGTTTTCCGGGTTCACCGTGTTCGCCGCCCGCGCCGAGGCAGGCACTGTATGGATGGACAACGGCGACCGCATCACCGGCACGATCCTGTCCCTGGACAACGGCATCCTGCTGGTGAATACGCCCTACGGCGGCGATGTGCGCCTGGAGTTCAAGCATGTGAAGACCCTGCAGAGCGACAAGGACCTGGTCGTGCGCGACAAGTCGGTGGAGCATGACTACTACGCCAAGCTGGTCCGCGCCGACACGGGCAAGGTGGTGGTCGACGGCGTGGAGCGCAGCTCCGACGGCGAAAGCAACGTGAAGACGGACGTCAGCCTGTCGTCCTTGGACAGCATGACCGCCCCCAAGCCCCTGTGGGGCGAGACCGCCGTCAAGGGCAAGCTGGATCTTTCCCTGAACCAGAAGACCGCCTCCGTCAATTCGCAGGACTATGCGGCGGACTTCGCACTGGATGCGCGCCGTGGCTTGTGGCGCAATATCCTGACCGCGGGCTATCACCGCAGCAAGGACGGCGACGACATCGGCGCCGACAACTACGGCGGCGATTACACCCTGGACCGCTTCATTACCCAAAAGGCCTTCTGGCAAGGGCGCCTGCGCTACAAGCGCGATTTCGTCGAGGACGTCAGCCGCCAGACCGCCTACGGCACTGGCCCGGGCTATCAGTTCTGGGACGACGAGCTGGGCGCGTTCTCGCTGTCCGGCCTGGTCGGGCGCATGGACTACGGCTACCGCGACGGCGCGCAGGAAGGCTTCTATGCGGGCGGCCTGCGTTGGAACTATTCGCGATACCTGAGCGGCAAGCAGTTCCAGGTGTACACGATGGGCGAAGTGTATCGAGCCCTGGGCGCCGCCGGATTCGGCATGAACGGGGAAGTGGGGCTGCGGTACCGCGTCAACAACACGCTCTCACTGTATGTGAAGGTCGCGCGGGACCAGGTCAGCGGTACCCGGGAAAGCATGACGGAGTCAACCTACGGCACGGGCCTGGGCCTGAGCTGGTGA
- the urtE gene encoding urea ABC transporter ATP-binding subunit UrtE, translating into MLDVQDINQYYGGSHTLRGVSLDVKQGECLALLGRNGVGKTTLLKCLMGVLPVASGKVLLDGQDISRLSPHRRAAMGMAYVPQGRDIFARLTVEENIVMGMAAFPGSKARRIKDEIYELFPVLKTMLARRGGDLSGGQQQQLAIARALVAQPRLIIFDEPTEGIQPSIIKDIGRVIRLLRARGDIGILLCEQYFDFAHELADRFVVMSRGEVVARGVQAAMGDAEVRRHLSV; encoded by the coding sequence ATGTTGGACGTACAAGACATCAACCAATACTACGGCGGCAGCCATACGCTGCGCGGCGTGTCGCTGGACGTGAAACAGGGCGAATGCCTGGCCTTGCTGGGACGCAACGGCGTGGGCAAGACCACGCTGCTGAAATGCCTGATGGGCGTACTGCCCGTGGCCAGCGGCAAGGTGCTGTTGGATGGCCAGGATATTTCCCGGCTGTCCCCGCACCGGCGCGCGGCCATGGGCATGGCCTACGTGCCGCAAGGACGCGATATCTTCGCCCGCCTGACCGTGGAGGAGAACATCGTCATGGGCATGGCCGCCTTCCCGGGGTCGAAGGCGCGGCGCATCAAGGACGAGATCTACGAACTGTTCCCCGTCCTGAAGACCATGCTGGCGCGCCGCGGCGGCGACCTGTCCGGTGGCCAGCAGCAACAGCTGGCGATCGCACGCGCGCTGGTGGCGCAGCCCCGGTTGATCATCTTCGACGAGCCGACCGAGGGCATCCAGCCTTCCATCATCAAGGACATCGGCCGCGTGATCCGCCTGCTGCGCGCGCGCGGCGATATCGGCATCCTGCTGTGCGAGCAGTACTTCGATTTCGCGCATGAACTGGCGGACCGCTTCGTCGTGATGTCGCGCGGGGAAGTCGTGGCACGCGGCGTACAGGCGGCGATGGGGGACGCGGAGGTCAGGCGGCATCTGTCCGTCTAG
- the urtD gene encoding urea ABC transporter ATP-binding protein UrtD yields the protein MNGRVNPKEVDTTHGAILYLDGITVSFDGFKALNNLTLDISVGELRCIIGPNGAGKTTMMDVITGKTRPTAGSAYFGQNIDLTTLNEAQIAHAGIGRKFQRPTVFENHTVFENLELAMKTDKRVRPTLFARLDSTQADRIAETLALIRLSAQAYRPAGLLSHGQKQWLEIGMLLMQEPRLLLLDEPVAGMTDAETERTGELLNELRGRHSLMVVEHDMDFVTRIAGGGKVTVLHEGAVLAEGSMTDVQAHPRVIEVYLGR from the coding sequence ATGAACGGCCGCGTCAATCCCAAGGAGGTCGACACGACCCACGGCGCCATCCTGTACCTGGACGGCATCACGGTCAGCTTCGACGGCTTCAAGGCACTGAACAACCTGACGTTGGACATCAGCGTCGGGGAGCTGCGCTGCATCATCGGCCCCAACGGCGCGGGCAAGACCACGATGATGGACGTGATCACCGGCAAGACCCGCCCGACCGCCGGTTCCGCATACTTCGGGCAGAACATCGACCTGACCACCCTTAACGAGGCGCAGATCGCGCATGCCGGGATCGGCCGCAAGTTCCAGCGCCCCACGGTATTCGAGAACCACACGGTGTTCGAGAACCTCGAACTGGCCATGAAGACCGACAAGCGCGTGCGGCCCACGCTGTTCGCGCGCCTGGACAGCACCCAGGCCGACCGCATCGCCGAGACCCTGGCGCTGATCCGCTTGTCGGCGCAGGCCTACCGGCCCGCCGGCCTGCTGTCGCACGGCCAGAAGCAATGGCTGGAGATCGGCATGCTGCTGATGCAGGAACCGCGCCTATTGCTGCTGGACGAACCGGTGGCCGGCATGACCGATGCCGAAACCGAACGCACCGGCGAACTGCTGAACGAACTGCGCGGCCGCCATTCGCTGATGGTGGTGGAGCACGACATGGATTTCGTTACCCGCATCGCCGGCGGCGGCAAGGTGACCGTGCTGCACGAAGGCGCGGTACTGGCCGAAGGCAGCATGACCGATGTCCAGGCCCACCCGCGCGTCATCGAAGTCTACCTGGGCCGCTAA
- the urtC gene encoding urea ABC transporter permease subunit UrtC, with translation MKMSPSMDLAAMARPPLYSRRAWLALAVAGLILALPPLLNLAFPSGSPLHMSSYVVALLGKFMCYALAALALDLVWGYAGILSLGHGLFFALGGYAHGMYLMRAIGHDGVYKSDLPDFMVFLNWKSYPWYWSFTEHFWYAALLVVLVPGALAFVFGYFAFRSRIKGVYFSIITQALTFAAMLLFFRNDTGFGGNNGFTDFKRILGFDITSASTRAGLYWITLAVLAGCLVLARAVTQSKLGRVLTAVRDAENRLRFLGYEPLGFKLFVWTLSAVMCGIAGALYVPQVGIINPGEMSTENSIEMVIWVATGGRGTLIGPILGAGVVNGLKTWFTSVFPEFWLYALGLIFVLVTLFLPQGIVGLVRRLAAARAHTRATASAQDAPRGDGRVTE, from the coding sequence ATGAAGATGTCGCCTTCCATGGACCTGGCCGCGATGGCGCGGCCACCCCTGTACTCCAGGCGGGCCTGGCTCGCCCTGGCCGTCGCCGGGCTGATCCTGGCCCTGCCTCCCCTGCTGAACCTGGCCTTTCCGTCCGGCAGCCCGCTGCATATGTCTTCCTACGTGGTGGCGCTCCTGGGCAAATTCATGTGCTACGCGCTGGCCGCGCTGGCCCTGGACCTGGTCTGGGGCTATGCGGGCATTCTCTCGCTGGGGCACGGGCTGTTCTTCGCGCTGGGCGGCTACGCGCACGGCATGTACCTGATGCGCGCCATCGGCCACGATGGCGTGTACAAGAGCGACCTGCCTGACTTCATGGTGTTCCTGAACTGGAAGTCCTATCCCTGGTATTGGTCCTTCACCGAGCATTTCTGGTATGCCGCGCTGCTGGTGGTGCTGGTGCCTGGCGCCCTGGCCTTCGTCTTCGGCTATTTCGCCTTCAGATCGCGCATCAAGGGGGTGTACTTCTCCATCATCACGCAAGCCCTGACCTTCGCGGCCATGCTGCTGTTCTTTCGCAACGACACCGGCTTTGGCGGCAACAACGGCTTCACCGATTTCAAGCGCATCCTGGGCTTCGATATCACCTCGGCCAGCACGCGCGCGGGCCTGTACTGGATCACCCTGGCCGTGCTGGCCGGCTGCCTGGTGCTGGCGCGCGCCGTCACCCAATCCAAGCTGGGCCGCGTGCTGACGGCAGTGCGAGATGCGGAAAACCGCCTGCGCTTCCTGGGCTACGAGCCGCTGGGGTTCAAGCTGTTCGTATGGACCCTGTCGGCCGTCATGTGCGGCATCGCCGGCGCGCTCTACGTGCCGCAGGTCGGCATCATCAACCCGGGCGAAATGTCCACCGAGAACTCCATCGAAATGGTCATCTGGGTGGCCACCGGCGGACGAGGCACGCTGATCGGGCCCATCCTGGGTGCCGGTGTGGTGAACGGGCTGAAGACCTGGTTCACCAGCGTCTTCCCGGAGTTCTGGCTATACGCGCTGGGCCTGATCTTCGTGCTGGTCACGCTGTTCCTGCCGCAGGGCATCGTCGGCCTGGTGCGGCGACTCGCGGCGGCGCGGGCGCACACGCGCGCCACCGCGTCCGCCCAGGATGCACCGCGCGGCGATGGGAGGGTCACGGAATGA
- the urtB gene encoding urea ABC transporter permease subunit UrtB: MRIALIASIPRRLLAAWLLAMPMAAALGAGLDASLLAPLAGDDTDARLEAIGKLGQSTDPAAAEVLAAMGSDRLYATPDGHVLVDAGKAAVDPSTGLSLPMPPDAGAVMINNRLRRAIDGALAESRLHAADPAQRLAAAQRLQQATQPSVLPLIVAALDKEKDPGVRGALEIAQANLELKSPAANVRRHAVDILGRSLNTGFIPVLTTMTSRDAQGNYAEPDAGVRDAAAAALRAIDRHLAAIEWAGNLFYGISLGSVLLLAALGLAITFGLMGVINMAHGELLMIGAYATFIVQAAFRAWAPAWMDWYVIAALPVAFVLTALVGMALERTVIRWLYGRPLETLLATWGISLILMQLVRSLFGAQNVEVSNPGWMSGGVTIMGGLVLTYNRLVIIVFSLLVLFFVWVLLNHTRLGLFVRAITQNRRMADCVGVPTGRIDMLAFGLGSGIAGLAGVALSQLGNVGPDLGRGYIVDSFMVVVLGGVGQLAGTVIAALGLGGLNKVMEPYAGAVLAKIAILVLIVLFVQKRPQGLFAPRGRSVE; encoded by the coding sequence ATGCGCATCGCGCTCATCGCAAGCATTCCGCGCCGCCTGCTGGCTGCCTGGCTATTGGCCATGCCCATGGCGGCGGCGCTGGGCGCGGGGCTCGATGCCTCGCTGCTCGCGCCGCTGGCCGGCGACGACACCGACGCCAGGCTGGAAGCGATCGGCAAACTGGGCCAGTCCACCGATCCCGCTGCCGCCGAGGTCCTGGCGGCGATGGGCTCGGACCGCCTCTACGCCACGCCCGACGGCCACGTGCTGGTCGACGCGGGCAAGGCCGCCGTCGATCCGTCCACGGGACTCAGCCTGCCCATGCCGCCGGATGCGGGCGCGGTGATGATCAATAACCGCCTGCGCCGCGCGATCGACGGCGCGCTGGCGGAATCCAGATTGCACGCCGCTGATCCCGCGCAACGCCTGGCCGCCGCGCAGCGGCTGCAGCAGGCGACGCAGCCGTCCGTGCTGCCCCTGATCGTGGCGGCGCTGGACAAGGAGAAAGACCCCGGCGTGCGCGGCGCGCTGGAGATCGCCCAAGCCAATCTCGAACTGAAAAGTCCCGCCGCCAACGTGCGGCGGCATGCCGTCGACATCCTGGGCCGCAGCTTGAACACCGGTTTCATTCCGGTGCTGACGACGATGACGAGCCGCGATGCGCAAGGCAACTACGCGGAGCCGGACGCCGGCGTACGTGACGCGGCGGCCGCCGCACTGCGCGCCATCGACCGCCATCTTGCCGCCATCGAATGGGCCGGGAACCTGTTCTACGGCATCAGCCTGGGCAGCGTACTGCTGCTGGCCGCGCTCGGGCTGGCCATCACCTTCGGCCTGATGGGCGTCATCAACATGGCCCATGGTGAATTGCTGATGATCGGTGCCTACGCCACCTTCATCGTGCAGGCCGCATTCCGCGCCTGGGCGCCGGCCTGGATGGACTGGTACGTAATCGCCGCGCTGCCGGTGGCCTTCGTCCTGACGGCGCTGGTGGGCATGGCGCTGGAACGCACGGTCATCCGCTGGCTCTACGGGCGGCCCCTGGAAACCTTGCTGGCGACGTGGGGCATCAGCCTGATCCTGATGCAACTGGTGCGCTCGCTGTTCGGCGCGCAGAACGTGGAAGTGAGCAATCCCGGCTGGATGAGCGGCGGCGTCACCATCATGGGCGGATTGGTGCTGACCTACAACCGCCTGGTCATCATCGTCTTCTCGCTGCTGGTGCTCTTCTTCGTCTGGGTCCTGCTGAATCACACGCGGCTGGGCCTGTTCGTGCGCGCCATCACGCAGAACCGCCGCATGGCCGACTGCGTGGGCGTGCCGACGGGCCGCATCGACATGCTGGCCTTCGGGCTGGGCTCGGGGATCGCCGGGCTGGCCGGGGTGGCGTTGTCCCAACTGGGCAATGTGGGACCCGACCTGGGCCGCGGCTACATCGTCGATTCCTTCATGGTGGTGGTGCTGGGAGGCGTCGGCCAACTGGCTGGCACCGTCATCGCCGCCCTGGGCCTGGGTGGGCTGAACAAGGTCATGGAGCCCTACGCGGGCGCCGTGCTGGCCAAGATCGCCATCCTGGTACTGATCGTGCTGTTCGTTCAAAAACGCCCGCAGGGCCTGTTCGCCCCGCGCGGCCGGAGCGTCGAATGA
- the urtA gene encoding urea ABC transporter substrate-binding protein, translated as MNRRHVLKQLTAASMLAMTGWLPEALAAEETIKVGILHSLSGTMAISETSLKDVALMAIEEINAAGGVMGKKLEPVVVDPASNWPLFAEKARQLLSQEKVAVVFGCWTSVSRKSVLPVFKELNGLLFYPVQYEGEELEHNVFYTGAAPNQQAIPAVEYLMSEDGGGAKRFVLLGTDYVYPRTTNKILRAFLHSKGVKDDDIQEVYTPFGHSDYQTIVANIKKFATGGKTAVVSTINGDSNVPFYKELGNAGLKATDVPVVAFSVGEEELRGVDTKPLVGHLAAWNYFESIKNPVNAEFIKKWKAYAKAKNLPNADTVVTNDPMEATYIGIHMWKQAVEQAKTTNVEKVIAAVGGQKFNAPDGYTVEMDKTNHHLHKPVYIGEIRADGQFNVVWKSKGPIRAQPWSPYISGNEGKQAL; from the coding sequence ATGAACCGCAGACACGTACTCAAACAATTGACGGCCGCCAGCATGCTGGCGATGACGGGATGGCTGCCGGAAGCCCTGGCCGCCGAAGAGACCATCAAGGTCGGCATCCTGCATTCGCTGTCCGGCACCATGGCGATCTCCGAGACCTCGCTGAAAGACGTCGCGCTGATGGCGATCGAAGAGATCAACGCGGCGGGCGGCGTCATGGGCAAAAAGCTCGAACCGGTCGTGGTGGATCCTGCATCGAACTGGCCGCTGTTCGCGGAGAAGGCCCGCCAGCTGCTCTCGCAGGAAAAAGTGGCCGTTGTGTTCGGGTGCTGGACATCGGTCTCGCGCAAGTCGGTGCTGCCGGTCTTCAAGGAGCTGAACGGCCTGCTGTTCTACCCCGTCCAGTACGAAGGCGAGGAACTGGAACACAACGTCTTCTATACCGGCGCCGCGCCCAACCAGCAGGCCATCCCGGCGGTGGAATACCTGATGAGCGAGGACGGCGGCGGCGCAAAGCGCTTCGTGCTCCTGGGCACCGACTACGTCTACCCGCGCACCACCAACAAGATCCTGCGCGCCTTCCTGCATTCCAAGGGCGTGAAGGATGACGATATCCAGGAGGTCTACACGCCCTTCGGCCATTCCGACTACCAGACCATCGTCGCCAACATCAAGAAATTCGCCACCGGCGGCAAGACCGCGGTGGTCTCCACCATCAACGGCGATTCCAACGTGCCTTTCTACAAGGAACTGGGCAACGCCGGCCTGAAGGCGACGGACGTGCCGGTGGTGGCATTCTCCGTCGGGGAAGAAGAACTGCGCGGCGTCGATACCAAGCCGCTGGTCGGCCACCTGGCCGCCTGGAACTACTTCGAGTCGATCAAGAATCCGGTCAACGCCGAGTTCATCAAAAAGTGGAAGGCCTACGCCAAGGCCAAGAACCTGCCCAACGCCGATACGGTCGTCACCAACGACCCGATGGAAGCCACCTACATCGGCATCCACATGTGGAAGCAGGCCGTCGAACAGGCCAAGACCACGAATGTGGAGAAGGTCATCGCGGCCGTGGGCGGCCAGAAGTTCAATGCGCCGGACGGCTACACCGTGGAGATGGACAAGACCAACCATCACCTGCACAAGCCCGTCTACATCGGCGAGATTCGCGCCGATGGCCAGTTCAACGTCGTCTGGAAAAGCAAGGGTCCGATCCGCGCGCAGCCGTGGAGCCCCTACATTTCCGGCAACGAAGGCAAGCAGGCCCTGTAG